In a single window of the Neodiprion virginianus isolate iyNeoVirg1 chromosome 1, iyNeoVirg1.1, whole genome shotgun sequence genome:
- the LOC124296674 gene encoding regulation of nuclear pre-mRNA domain-containing protein 1A isoform X3, which translates to MAGFTESALVKKLLDLNPSQQSIQTLSLWLIHHRKHHPTIVKVWYKEMCKAKNNRKLTFMYLANDVIQNSKKKGPEFGKEFGNILPKAFEHMKRFDDKTRERLGRLLQIWEERGVYDKVQITEFKAAFDLAVEPVKEPSTPPPKKKIKIEVEKVCKIKKEKKERKKSETEIEVDGTKELHVTLSPRTPAGDPPETEELIKALMDLENTASSDAGVRERIASLPPEVSEVSLLANLADRAAADQLSVAVNEAAALLADYNGRLQAEMEDRRKLLTMLRDYTLAQKQLLQQAQTTLEVGSYLTKFQ; encoded by the exons atggcAGGTTTCACTGAAAGTgcgttggtgaaaaaattactggATTTAAACCCGTCCCAGCAGAGCATTCAGACCTTGTCGTTATGGTTAATTCATCACAGAAAACATCATCCAACGATCGTCAAAGTTTGGTACAAAGAGATGTGCAAGG CTAAAAACAACCGTAAGCTGACATTCATGTATCTCGCGAATGATGTGATACAAAATAGTAAAAAGAAAGGGCCAGAATTTGGCAAAGAATTTGGAAATATTCTGCCGAAGGCTTTCGAGCACATGAAAAGATTTGACGACAAGACAAGGGAGAGATTAGGTAGGCTACTGCAAATATGGGAGGAAAGAGGTGTCTACGACAAAGTGCAAATAACGGAGTTCAAAGCAGCTTTTGACTTAGCCGTTGAACCTGTTAAAGAACCATCAACGCCGccacctaaaaaaaaaattaaaattgaggTTGAGAAGGTGTGTAAAATAAAG aaagaaaaaaaagagagaaaaaaatctgagacTGAAATCGAGGTGGATGGTACCAAAGAGCTGCACGTTACGCTCAGCCCACGCACACCTGCTGGGGATCCACCGGAAACTGAAGAACTGATCAAAGCTTTGATG GACTTGGAGAACACAGCATCGTCAGATGCAGGAGTGAGAGAACGTATTGCATCACTACCACCCGAAGTCTCCGAAGTTTCGCTCCTTGCAAACCTAGCAGATAGAGCAGCTGCCGATCAACTTAGTGTAGCAGTAAATGAAGCTGCTGCACTGTTAGCAGACTACAATGGAAGATTACAAGCAGAAATGGAAGACAGAAGAAAACTGTTAACCATGTTGAGGGATTACACCTTAGCCCAGAAGCAGTTACTTCAACAAGCTCAAACAACAttagag